One part of the Brevundimonas subvibrioides ATCC 15264 genome encodes these proteins:
- a CDS encoding putative 2OG-Fe(II) oxygenase — protein MIVDWKPALAEARSALALGDARRARRALSAADLDPDAPDEALKLLARALRSLGETAAALPLLERVARRQPGSAIAEHNLAAALGDAGRQADSEAAARRAIAKGGSAPETRLILARALLAQGDLDEAEVWFRRALDLRGDFLPAVRDLSQLVWMRSGDLSRTLAVLEPLKALAESREDAAILRASILRDTAGDDAALASLVPWLESGSVEVLLAAAAAASGVDPQRALVHARNALTRAPGDPRAGIALAAALVATDQAPEAATLLEGLLDRDPGHQHARALLYTAWRMMADPRALTSADYARLVRVFPLDPLPDLDRLSRTAEALRALHPFKAHPFQQSVSAGSQSFIDPRTAGDPDINQLFRSLEPAIDSYLAEAAPAWEGSPGGTAWRMSGAWSVRLRAGGRHTDHVHPRAWVSSAVYIVTPGPSKPGSREGWLRFGAAPVGNGRNLPAEYWVRPEAGTVVLFRSCLWHGTEPFTGPGERLTVAFDLQPGTTS, from the coding sequence ATGATCGTGGACTGGAAGCCGGCCCTTGCCGAAGCCCGGTCGGCCCTGGCGCTCGGCGACGCCAGACGGGCGAGGCGGGCGCTGTCGGCAGCCGACCTCGACCCCGACGCGCCCGACGAGGCCCTGAAACTTCTGGCCAGGGCGCTGCGATCCCTTGGCGAGACCGCAGCGGCCCTGCCGCTTCTCGAGCGTGTGGCCCGGCGCCAGCCCGGCAGCGCGATCGCCGAGCACAATCTGGCGGCGGCGCTGGGCGATGCCGGGCGGCAGGCGGACAGCGAGGCCGCGGCGCGCCGGGCCATCGCCAAGGGCGGGTCTGCCCCGGAGACCCGGCTGATCCTCGCGCGGGCGCTTCTGGCCCAGGGCGATCTGGACGAGGCCGAGGTCTGGTTCCGTCGCGCGTTGGACCTTCGCGGCGACTTTCTGCCCGCGGTGCGGGACCTGTCCCAGCTCGTCTGGATGCGGAGCGGGGACCTGTCGCGCACATTGGCGGTGCTTGAGCCTTTGAAGGCACTCGCCGAGTCGCGAGAGGACGCGGCCATCCTCCGGGCGTCGATCCTGCGCGATACGGCCGGCGACGACGCGGCGCTCGCCAGTCTGGTTCCCTGGCTGGAGTCCGGATCGGTCGAGGTCCTGCTGGCCGCCGCCGCAGCGGCCTCCGGCGTCGATCCTCAACGGGCGCTCGTTCATGCGCGAAACGCCCTGACGCGGGCACCGGGGGATCCGCGGGCCGGCATCGCCCTCGCCGCCGCGCTCGTCGCCACCGATCAGGCGCCGGAAGCGGCGACCCTGCTGGAAGGACTGCTGGACCGGGACCCGGGCCATCAGCACGCGCGGGCCCTCCTGTATACGGCGTGGCGGATGATGGCGGATCCGCGTGCCCTGACGAGCGCCGACTACGCGCGGCTCGTCCGTGTCTTCCCGCTGGATCCGTTGCCGGATCTGGACAGGCTGTCACGGACGGCGGAGGCCCTGCGGGCGCTTCACCCCTTCAAGGCACATCCCTTCCAGCAGTCCGTGTCGGCGGGATCCCAATCGTTCATCGATCCGCGCACGGCGGGCGACCCCGACATCAACCAGTTGTTCCGGTCGCTCGAACCCGCCATCGATTCCTATCTGGCGGAGGCGGCACCGGCCTGGGAAGGAAGCCCGGGGGGCACGGCGTGGCGGATGTCCGGGGCCTGGTCGGTGCGGCTGCGGGCCGGGGGGCGTCATACCGATCATGTCCACCCGCGCGCCTGGGTGTCGTCCGCGGTCTACATCGTGACCCCGGGGCCGTCCAAACCCGGGAGCCGGGAGGGCTGGCTGCGGTTCGGGGCGGCACCGGTCGGAAACGGCCGGAACCTGCCGGCGGAGTACTGGGTGCGGCCGGAAGCCGGAACGGTTGTTCTGTTTCGCTCCTGTCTCTGGCATGGCACCGAGCCCTTCACCGGTCCGGGCGAGCGCCTGACGGTGGCCTTCGACCTTCAGCCGGGGACGACATCCTGA